A DNA window from Calliphora vicina chromosome 1, idCalVici1.1, whole genome shotgun sequence contains the following coding sequences:
- the LOC135958771 gene encoding salivary glue protein Sgs-3-like, whose amino-acid sequence MEDDLDSTTIEQFRAKPPHQSPEVLIAAVTVNCLVAAINGEAATDKAAVPYIDMLLPPFEDVPDNSKDAATKNKVTAKVKTEATTTTTTKKPTTTTTTKKSITNEVNNSLPELSIEALLPPLFEAKTEQEETKKTTTQKPTTTTTTTTRRPTTTTAKTTTTTAKPTTTTTTRTTVQPSKLEVPDLFLDSLLPPLLDNNIVDGKEEKVAVTTQKPSLSFKTTKKSYYQQQQTQQLKDQKQQQLKHLQASTSKEVKNYNKPAATISAADKHVAESKTQTKQVPLTTHKQNIKLQSKIETMAKQHVAKQVAQQRHSIGNTQHDDKQFNNNYSFDLYFGSTTARPAKSGLPTITPFPHRLGR is encoded by the exons ATGGAGGATGATTTGGATTCGACTACCATAGAGCAATTCCGGGCGAAACCGCCCCACCAGTCACCTGAG GTATTAATCGCAGCTGTGACTGTAAATTGTCTCGTGGCGGCAATAAATGGTGAAGCAGCCACCGATAAAGCGGCAGTGCCATACATCGATATGCTGTTGCCGCCATTCGAAGATGTGCCAGACAACAGCAAAGATGCAGCAACTAAAAATAAGGTAACAGCCAAGGTGAAAACTGAAGCTACAACAACtactacaacaaaaaaaccaacTACAACGACTACAACGAAAAAATCCATAACTAATGAGGTGAATAATAGTTTACCTGAACTATCGATTGAGGCTTTATTGCCACCATTATTTGAGGCTAAAACTGAACAGGAAGAAACTAAGAAAACTACAACACAAAAACCtaccacaacaacaacgacGACTACCAGAAGGCCAACAACAACTACAGCTAAAACAACCACCACCACCGCTAAGCCCACAACGACAACCACTACAAGAACTACTGTGCAACCTTCTAAATTAGAAGTACCTGACTTATTTTTGGACTCTTTGCTGCCTCCCTTGCTCGATAATAACATTGTTGATGGCAAAGAAGAAAAGGTAGCGGTAACCACACAAAAACCTAGTCTTTCATTCAAAACTACTAAAAAATCTTactaccaacaacaacaaacacaacagCTGAAAgatcaaaaacaacaacaattaaaacatttacaaGCCAGCACCAGCAAAGAAGTTAAGAACTACAACAAACCAGCAGCCACCATCTCAGCCGCCGATAAGCATGTTGCTGAAAgcaaaactcaaacaaaacagGTTCCCTTGACTACTCACAAACAAAACATCAAGTTGCAAAGCAAGATCGAAACCATGGCTAAGCAACATGTAGCTAAACAAGTAGCACAACAAAGACACTCAATTGGCAACACGCAGCACGATGATAAACAATTCAATAATAATTATAGTTTTGATTTGTATTTCGGTTCGACTACAGCAAGGCCAGCAAAAAGTGGTCTACCCACAATTACACCATTCCCTCATCGTTTGGGAAGATAA